A window of Bacillus sp. SM2101 contains these coding sequences:
- the selD gene encoding selenide, water dikinase SelD, producing MKMMSEHEKIRLTALSTKAGUGCKIGPQDLAQVLRYLPEQKNNPNLLVGHETSDDAGAYKVTDELALVQTLDYFTPIVDDPYMFGQIAAANALSDLYAMGATPKTALNIVGFPIKKLGAEILAQILKGAADKVAEADALIIGGHSIDDQEPKFGLSVTGFVHPNKIWKNIGATAGDVLVITKPLGVGVLTTGIKRDKTTLEQTKQVTAIMAQLNKLAADLLQKYTPSAVTDITGFGLLGHASEMARGSNVSMLIDYSKTPLLDGAHKLAQNGVIPGGSKANHKWLKQFVAYGTNITETEQLLLCDAITSGGLFISMPINEAKSYVEELHNNGLEDAAIIGRVIEKEDQFIYVQ from the coding sequence GTGAAGATGATGAGTGAACATGAAAAAATCCGTTTAACTGCGTTATCAACAAAAGCTGGTTGAGGCTGTAAAATTGGTCCACAAGACCTAGCGCAAGTTTTGCGCTATTTACCTGAACAAAAGAATAATCCAAACCTTCTGGTCGGACATGAAACATCCGATGATGCAGGAGCCTACAAAGTAACTGATGAACTAGCATTAGTACAAACTTTAGATTACTTTACTCCAATCGTTGACGATCCATATATGTTTGGTCAAATTGCAGCTGCGAATGCATTGAGCGACCTATATGCGATGGGAGCTACGCCAAAAACAGCATTAAACATTGTCGGTTTCCCAATCAAAAAACTAGGGGCAGAAATTCTAGCACAAATCTTAAAGGGAGCTGCTGATAAGGTAGCAGAAGCAGATGCACTAATTATTGGTGGGCATTCCATTGATGATCAAGAGCCTAAATTTGGGTTATCCGTTACTGGCTTTGTTCATCCGAATAAAATATGGAAAAATATTGGTGCTACAGCTGGAGACGTATTAGTGATTACGAAACCACTCGGTGTAGGAGTTTTAACAACTGGCATTAAACGCGATAAAACTACACTCGAACAGACAAAACAAGTTACAGCCATCATGGCTCAGTTGAACAAGTTGGCAGCTGATTTGTTACAAAAATATACACCAAGTGCTGTTACTGATATAACGGGATTCGGATTACTTGGACATGCAAGTGAAATGGCACGAGGAAGCAATGTAAGTATGTTAATTGATTACTCGAAAACACCTCTATTAGACGGTGCACATAAGCTAGCACAAAATGGAGTAATACCAGGAGGCTCAAAAGCCAATCATAAGTGGCTAAAACAATTTGTCGCATATGGTACGAACATCACTGAAACTGAACAGTTACTATTATGTGATGCCATTACTTCGGGTGGGCTCTTTATAAGTATGCCTATAAACGAAGCAAAATCGTATGTAGAAGAGCTACATAATAATGGTCTTGAAGACGCAGCCATTATCGGGCGTGTAATAGAAAAAGAAGATCAGTTTATATACGTTCAGTAA
- a CDS encoding Hsp20/alpha crystallin family protein has protein sequence MVNNKYPKAMQIQCIEDWMEQFFHDSFYQIIDEQQFRVDLFETEHEYIVEAELPNVNKQHINITRHNNEVSIIVNKDEQEVVERNVTLPFSIESKEMKALFHNDILEIYISKEAKTNVQTQHINIQ, from the coding sequence ATGGTTAATAACAAATATCCTAAAGCGATGCAAATCCAGTGTATTGAAGATTGGATGGAGCAATTTTTTCATGACTCTTTCTATCAAATAATTGACGAGCAACAATTTAGAGTTGATTTATTTGAGACTGAACATGAATATATAGTGGAAGCAGAATTACCAAATGTGAACAAACAGCATATTAATATAACTAGACACAATAATGAGGTTTCAATTATCGTTAACAAAGATGAGCAAGAGGTAGTTGAAAGAAACGTGACTCTTCCATTTTCTATTGAATCGAAAGAAATGAAAGCACTGTTTCATAATGACATTTTAGAAATTTATATTAGTAAAGAAGCTAAAACAAATGTTCAAACACAACATATTAACATACAGTAA
- a CDS encoding DUF4257 domain-containing protein: protein MLLETVLISAIVGGVTGIIAHLIRNKRVLIFPKKRTQPKGYDVGFIADFLIGSVAAILATTYLFSPCNVTDLVGISILSGMAAENILLHREIKTERTKVDGLERVKKRLM, encoded by the coding sequence ATGCTACTTGAAACCGTGTTAATTTCGGCGATAGTAGGGGGAGTTACGGGAATTATTGCCCATCTCATTCGTAATAAAAGAGTTCTCATCTTCCCCAAAAAAAGGACACAGCCAAAAGGTTATGATGTTGGTTTTATTGCGGATTTTTTAATAGGTTCAGTGGCTGCAATATTAGCCACAACATATTTATTTTCACCGTGTAATGTTACAGATTTAGTCGGTATTTCAATATTATCAGGAATGGCAGCTGAAAATATATTATTACATCGAGAAATTAAAACAGAGAGAACAAAAGTGGATGGACTTGAACGTGTTAAAAAAAGGTTAATGTAG
- a CDS encoding cytochrome D1 domain-containing protein, whose translation MFAYVTNLSDGTVSVIDTKTHCVIATVQVGANPRDISFTPDGKLAYVTNSGDVTVSVIDTKTHSIIANVQVGAAPTSVEITPDGKLAYVTRRGDTIVSVIDVKTHSVITTVDVGDGPFFISVTPDGKLVYVTNSAAPGTVSAIDVKTHSVIATINVDGFPQDVKFTPDGKLAYVAGSNGNNPSIVSVIDTKTHSVIASVTIGLMAFKIAFTTNGKLAYITNAGTGPQASNSVSVIDVKTHNVIATIQVGGIPFDVAITPDGKLAYVSVAGSNNNNTISVIDTKTHSIISNIITGFVIGTALFIALSPDGKLAYFPNTIGMGIVTAVDVKTHSIIASIPVGSEPLIIAFTPN comes from the coding sequence ATGTTTGCCTATGTAACGAATTTAAGCGATGGTACTGTCTCTGTTATAGACACTAAAACCCATTGCGTGATTGCTACGGTGCAAGTCGGTGCAAACCCTCGAGATATATCCTTCACTCCTGATGGTAAGCTCGCTTATGTAACTAATAGCGGTGATGTTACTGTTTCCGTTATTGACACGAAAACCCATTCTATTATTGCTAATGTTCAAGTAGGTGCGGCTCCAACTTCCGTTGAAATTACACCTGACGGTAAGCTCGCTTATGTGACGAGACGAGGAGATACTATAGTTTCTGTCATTGATGTGAAAACGCACAGTGTGATTACTACTGTGGATGTTGGTGATGGCCCATTTTTTATTTCAGTTACACCCGACGGAAAACTGGTTTATGTGACAAATTCGGCCGCACCGGGTACTGTATCCGCTATTGATGTTAAAACGCACTCTGTTATTGCGACTATAAATGTTGATGGATTTCCACAAGATGTCAAATTTACACCTGATGGGAAACTTGCTTATGTAGCTGGCTCTAATGGAAATAACCCTTCTATTGTCTCCGTTATTGATACAAAAACACACTCCGTAATTGCTTCTGTTACTATAGGACTTATGGCGTTTAAAATTGCGTTTACAACAAACGGCAAGCTCGCTTATATAACTAACGCTGGAACTGGCCCTCAAGCAAGTAACTCCGTTTCCGTCATTGATGTAAAGACGCATAATGTGATTGCAACAATTCAGGTTGGTGGCATTCCGTTTGATGTCGCTATAACACCGGATGGAAAACTCGCTTATGTTTCTGTTGCCGGTAGCAATAATAATAATACTATCAGTGTTATAGATACTAAAACACACTCTATCATTTCTAACATAATTACTGGTTTTGTAATCGGCACCGCCCTTTTTATAGCTTTGTCCCCTGATGGAAAATTAGCGTATTTCCCAAACACAATTGGCATGGGTATAGTTACAGCTGTTGACGTTAAGACTCACTCTATCATTGCCTCCATACCAGTAGGTTCGGAACCCCTCATTATTGCCTTCACACCGAATTAA
- a CDS encoding phage integrase SAM-like domain-containing protein, whose translation MIIRNEKPLQSGDETVRFQKLKGAIFMRKKTITRRYNRDNSSRERVDLSMSMSEMFEQFMYLKKAEGLTNRTIDEYYIHYEYFMRYAETDLPREEMTTELFCSWIAHMIEEMELAPVYINIRVRTMRVFVRYAYEEKGWIDEPVHKRFKPIKAPIDIIEAYTSEEVK comes from the coding sequence ATGATCATCCGTAATGAAAAACCGTTACAGTCTGGCGATGAAACTGTCCGCTTTCAAAAATTGAAAGGGGCTATTTTTATGCGTAAAAAAACTATTACGAGAAGATACAATCGCGACAATTCCTCAAGAGAACGCGTAGATTTATCGATGTCAATGAGCGAGATGTTCGAACAATTTATGTATCTCAAGAAAGCCGAAGGACTCACAAATAGAACTATCGACGAATACTACATTCACTACGAATATTTTATGCGGTATGCTGAAACTGATCTTCCACGCGAGGAAATGACGACAGAATTATTTTGCAGCTGGATTGCGCACATGATTGAGGAGATGGAACTAGCGCCAGTTTATATTAATATTCGAGTCAGAACTATGAGGGTATTTGTGCGCTATGCGTACGAAGAAAAAGGTTGGATAGACGAGCCGGTACATAAACGGTTTAAACCAATTAAAGCGCCGATAGACATAATAGAAGCATATACAAGTGAGGAAGTTAAGTGA
- the selB gene encoding selenocysteine-specific translation elongation factor codes for MTEQHYTIGLAGHIDHGKTALTKALTNVDTDRLKEEKERKITIELGFAPLHLHENMLASIIDCPGHERFIRQMISGVAGIDVVVIVIAADEGVMPQTKEHLEILSFLGIKHGVIAISKIDTVDDEMLELVKEDIQSELQGTVFEYAPALLVDSLSNKGIDELKEVLLKLLRTISPRNTRHAFRLPIDQVFTLKGQGTVVRGTVFDGSVREDEQVTILPSNQRVNIRQMQMHSKPVDEAWAGQRIAINVSSLRDEVKRGDVLVSSSESYLVTNTIDIALSLSKHVKHTLKQRSLVKCHIGTAEIMAKIVFFDRNEVNSDEDHAEILCQLRLAESTVVTRGDRFIIRRPTPVETIGGGWVIDPNGQKYRFGKDTVSMLHSKMKGTPKERLLDMIEQAGIISIPDINKRSSIDERLVGELVLHPEFVVIKKNQVTLNAIILNIIEEMKSYLHTYHVRYPLRTGINKAELLQHFSTKYPTQVLDFVLNQTSDQDIFIKKEQFISMRCFTPSYPKQWSKRMENMIQTIRKDGITVLSWAEYVKQSGLPDREAEELRNYLISTGKLVRMSDKYYIHFIALQEAITKLRSHFPKQFELKDAKDVLQLSRKYLVPLLELIDKLKYTMREDSNRVWVQIRSSGSE; via the coding sequence ATGACAGAGCAGCATTATACGATCGGCTTAGCTGGTCATATAGATCACGGAAAAACAGCTTTAACGAAAGCGTTGACAAATGTAGATACTGACAGATTGAAAGAGGAGAAGGAGCGCAAGATTACTATAGAGTTAGGTTTTGCACCTTTGCACCTTCATGAAAACATGTTGGCCTCAATCATTGATTGTCCTGGTCACGAACGGTTTATTAGGCAGATGATTTCAGGAGTGGCTGGCATAGATGTTGTTGTTATTGTAATTGCAGCCGATGAAGGTGTCATGCCACAAACGAAGGAACACCTAGAAATATTATCTTTTTTAGGAATTAAACATGGAGTTATTGCAATTTCGAAAATAGATACAGTAGATGACGAAATGCTTGAACTCGTTAAAGAAGATATTCAGTCAGAGTTACAAGGGACAGTTTTTGAATATGCTCCAGCCCTTTTAGTTGATAGTTTGTCAAACAAGGGAATAGATGAGCTTAAAGAGGTATTACTTAAACTATTACGGACTATCTCTCCACGAAATACAAGACATGCATTTCGCTTGCCAATCGACCAAGTTTTTACGTTAAAAGGTCAAGGCACAGTCGTAAGAGGAACAGTTTTTGATGGGTCTGTGCGGGAAGATGAGCAAGTAACGATACTACCTTCAAACCAAAGAGTAAATATAAGGCAAATGCAAATGCATAGCAAACCAGTAGATGAAGCTTGGGCTGGACAAAGAATAGCTATAAATGTATCGTCTTTACGTGATGAAGTGAAGCGTGGTGATGTGTTAGTTTCTTCTTCAGAATCTTATTTAGTAACTAATACGATTGATATTGCACTTTCACTTAGTAAGCATGTTAAGCACACACTAAAACAAAGGTCTCTAGTAAAATGCCACATTGGAACAGCTGAAATAATGGCGAAAATTGTCTTCTTTGATCGTAATGAGGTTAATAGTGATGAAGATCATGCGGAAATTCTCTGTCAACTCCGTTTAGCAGAGTCTACGGTTGTGACAAGAGGAGATCGTTTTATCATTCGTAGGCCTACTCCAGTAGAAACAATTGGTGGGGGATGGGTAATTGACCCTAATGGTCAGAAATACCGATTTGGCAAAGATACAGTATCTATGTTGCATAGCAAAATGAAAGGGACTCCGAAAGAACGTTTACTAGATATGATCGAACAAGCTGGTATCATTTCCATACCTGACATTAATAAGCGTAGTTCGATTGACGAACGCCTGGTAGGTGAATTGGTCTTACATCCAGAGTTTGTTGTTATTAAAAAGAACCAAGTTACTCTAAATGCTATTATCCTTAATATAATTGAAGAGATGAAATCATATTTACATACTTACCATGTTCGTTATCCATTAAGAACAGGAATCAACAAAGCGGAATTACTTCAACACTTTTCTACCAAATATCCAACACAAGTGCTTGATTTTGTACTTAATCAAACGTCTGATCAAGATATATTTATTAAGAAAGAGCAATTTATCTCAATGCGTTGCTTTACTCCTAGTTATCCTAAACAATGGTCAAAACGAATGGAGAATATGATTCAAACGATCCGAAAGGACGGAATCACAGTTCTGTCTTGGGCAGAATATGTAAAACAATCAGGATTACCCGATAGGGAAGCTGAAGAACTAAGAAATTATTTGATATCTACTGGAAAACTAGTACGTATGAGTGATAAATACTATATTCATTTTATAGCGTTACAAGAAGCTATTACAAAGCTACGCTCACATTTTCCGAAACAGTTTGAGCTTAAAGACGCTAAAGATGTTCTACAACTATCTAGGAAGTATTTAGTACCATTACTTGAACTGATTGATAAATTAAAATATACAATGAGAGAAGACTCTAACAGAGTATGGGTTCAAATAAGAAGCAGCGGTTCAGAATAG